The following proteins are co-located in the Alcaligenes faecalis genome:
- a CDS encoding UbiX family flavin prenyltransferase — translation MTGATGAVYTVRLLQVLQSCPDVETHLVISPSGVLNIKYELDIGRHEIQALADQVHSFRDVGATLASGSFPTAGMVIVPCSMRTLAAVAHGLSDNLITRAADVTLKERRRLVMMVRETPFNLAHLRNMTAVTEMGGIIFPPMPAFYLRPKSIADIVDHTVMRVLELFDIQVPGERWDGSQKPS, via the coding sequence ATGACCGGGGCCACAGGTGCGGTCTACACCGTGCGTCTGCTGCAAGTGCTGCAGTCCTGTCCGGATGTGGAAACCCATTTGGTGATCTCGCCTTCCGGGGTGCTGAACATCAAATATGAGCTGGATATCGGCAGGCACGAGATCCAGGCTTTGGCCGATCAGGTGCACAGCTTCCGCGATGTGGGCGCAACCTTGGCCAGTGGCAGTTTTCCTACCGCCGGCATGGTGATTGTGCCCTGTTCGATGCGTACCTTGGCCGCTGTGGCGCATGGCCTGTCCGATAACCTGATTACCCGGGCGGCCGACGTTACCTTGAAGGAGCGTCGCCGTCTGGTGATGATGGTGCGTGAAACGCCATTCAATCTGGCGCATTTGCGTAATATGACGGCCGTGACGGAAATGGGCGGGATTATCTTCCCGCCTATGCCCGCGTTTTACCTGCGTCCCAAAAGCATAGCCGATATTGTCGATCACACAGTGATGCGGGTGCTTGAATTGTTCGATATTCAGGTGCCCGGTGAACGCTGGGATGGTTCGCAAAAGCCGAGCTAA
- the grxD gene encoding Grx4 family monothiol glutaredoxin translates to MSEVQDFIRETVTENPVVLFMKGTAQAPQCGFSARTVQILRAVGLSQVVVVNVLDDAEVRQGIKDFSSWPTIPQLYIKGEFVGGSDIVSEMYENGELETMLREAGALE, encoded by the coding sequence ATGAGTGAAGTTCAAGATTTCATCCGCGAAACCGTCACGGAAAACCCTGTTGTGCTGTTTATGAAGGGCACAGCTCAAGCTCCTCAGTGCGGTTTCTCCGCTCGTACCGTGCAGATCCTGCGCGCTGTTGGCTTGAGCCAGGTGGTGGTGGTCAACGTGCTGGACGACGCCGAAGTGCGTCAGGGCATCAAGGATTTCTCCAGCTGGCCCACTATTCCCCAGTTGTACATCAAGGGCGAATTCGTCGGCGGTTCGGACATCGTGTCTGAAATGTACGAAAACGGCGAACTGGAAACCATGCTGCGCGAGGCTGGGGCTCTGGAGTGA
- the prmC gene encoding peptide chain release factor N(5)-glutamine methyltransferase, whose translation MSLSGEQAAPQAATPADSPRTLRALQPLSPLPRLERDMLWMQVLGVGRSWLIAHDTDELPLGKIQAYQALEARRVAGEPMAYIVGVREFMGHEFLVSPSVLIPRPDTETLVECALERVQNIPSPRILDMGCGSGAIAVSLALARPDAHVVASDISTLVLAQAGLNAQRLCGKVEFCLGSWYDAVAGQEPFDLIVSNPPYIAVDDEHLAQGDVRFEPRQALTDGSDGLTDLRTIVQGAGPYLHPGASLLMEHGWDQADHVQNMLRQAGFKQVFSYEDLAGIRRVTGGQC comes from the coding sequence ATGAGCCTATCTGGTGAGCAGGCTGCGCCCCAAGCGGCTACGCCTGCTGATTCTCCCCGTACCTTGCGAGCCTTGCAGCCGCTAAGCCCCTTGCCGCGCCTGGAGCGTGACATGCTGTGGATGCAGGTGCTGGGCGTCGGTCGTTCCTGGTTGATTGCGCACGACACGGACGAGTTACCGCTGGGCAAGATCCAAGCCTATCAAGCCCTGGAAGCCCGCCGTGTGGCGGGTGAGCCCATGGCGTATATCGTCGGTGTCCGTGAATTCATGGGCCATGAGTTTTTGGTATCGCCCTCGGTGCTGATTCCGCGCCCTGATACGGAAACCCTGGTTGAGTGTGCGCTGGAGCGCGTGCAGAACATTCCATCTCCCCGCATTCTGGATATGGGCTGTGGCAGCGGCGCCATTGCAGTTTCTCTGGCGCTGGCACGCCCCGATGCCCATGTGGTGGCCAGTGACATCAGCACGTTGGTCTTGGCGCAAGCGGGGCTAAATGCTCAGCGTTTGTGTGGGAAAGTCGAGTTTTGCCTGGGGAGTTGGTACGATGCCGTGGCAGGCCAGGAACCTTTTGACCTGATCGTGTCCAACCCTCCATACATTGCAGTGGATGATGAACATCTGGCGCAGGGCGATGTGCGGTTCGAGCCGCGTCAGGCACTGACAGATGGCTCTGACGGCTTGACGGATTTGCGTACAATAGTTCAGGGAGCCGGGCCGTATCTACACCCCGGTGCAAGTCTTCTCATGGAGCACGGCTGGGATCAGGCCGACCATGTGCAAAATATGCTGCGGCAGGCAGGGTTCAAGCAGGTCTTTAGTTATGAAGATCTGGCAGGAATCCGGCGGGTCACAGGTGGACAGTGTTAA
- the prfA gene encoding peptide chain release factor 1: MKDSMRSRLEQLSRRLHEVDAMLAEPEIASNMDEFRKLSRERAELDPVVTAFKSYEAAEGDLQAAQDMMSDPELKEMGEEEYKLGKERIAQLEDELQILLLPRDPDDTRNVFIEIRAGAGGDESALFAGDLLRMYMRYAENCGWRTEIMSASDSEVGGYKEVIVRIEGQDVYGRLKFESGAHRVQRVPETEAQGRIHTSTCTVAVLPEAEGLAEITINPADLRVDTFRASGAGGQHVNKTDSAVRLTHLPTGLVVECQDDRSQHRNREKALQVLAARLKDKQQREQSDKEAAERKSLVGTGDRSERIRTYNFPQGRMTDHRINLTLYKLGYIMDGDLDELIKALLSEHQAGLLADLAQA, translated from the coding sequence ATGAAAGACTCTATGCGCAGTCGGCTTGAGCAATTGTCTCGCCGTCTGCATGAAGTTGATGCCATGCTGGCCGAGCCAGAAATTGCCAGCAATATGGATGAGTTTCGCAAACTGTCGCGCGAGCGTGCCGAGCTGGACCCTGTCGTTACGGCTTTCAAGAGCTATGAAGCGGCCGAGGGCGATTTGCAGGCGGCCCAGGACATGATGTCCGACCCTGAATTGAAGGAAATGGGCGAGGAAGAATACAAGCTGGGCAAAGAGCGTATCGCCCAATTGGAGGACGAGCTGCAAATCCTCTTGTTGCCCCGTGATCCGGACGATACCCGCAACGTGTTCATTGAGATCCGTGCTGGTGCCGGTGGTGACGAAAGTGCCTTGTTTGCCGGGGATTTGCTGCGTATGTACATGCGTTACGCCGAAAACTGCGGCTGGCGCACGGAAATCATGTCCGCCAGCGATTCGGAAGTGGGTGGCTACAAAGAAGTCATCGTGCGTATTGAAGGCCAGGATGTATATGGTCGTCTGAAGTTCGAATCTGGTGCGCACCGTGTGCAGCGCGTTCCCGAGACGGAAGCCCAGGGCCGTATCCATACCTCTACGTGTACGGTGGCCGTGTTGCCCGAAGCCGAAGGCTTGGCAGAGATCACGATCAACCCCGCTGACTTGCGTGTGGACACCTTCCGCGCCAGTGGTGCTGGTGGTCAGCACGTGAACAAGACGGACTCCGCTGTTCGTCTGACCCACTTGCCTACGGGTTTGGTGGTGGAGTGTCAGGACGACCGTTCCCAGCATCGTAACCGTGAAAAAGCCTTGCAGGTGCTGGCCGCGCGTCTGAAAGACAAGCAGCAGCGCGAGCAATCCGACAAAGAAGCCGCCGAGCGTAAAAGCCTGGTCGGTACGGGCGACCGCTCCGAGCGCATCCGCACCTACAACTTCCCGCAAGGTCGCATGACGGATCACCGTATCAACCTGACCTTGTACAAGCTGGGCTACATCATGGACGGTGATCTGGACGAGCTGATCAAGGCCTTGCTGTCCGAGCATCAGGCCGGTTTGCTGGCTGATCTGGCACAGGCGTGA
- the hemA gene encoding glutamyl-tRNA reductase: MSVDVLTFGLNHVSAPVAVRERVTFPIDVLKPALDTLRATFGTGVREAAILSTCNRTEIYCAAEPHVAERLPEWMADFNSLRSAELTPHLYRYNQNEAVRHAFRVASGLDSMVLGEPQILGQMKDAVRAANEAGSLGTLLHQLFQRTFSVAKEVRTQTAIGAHSVSMAAAAVRLAERVFGDLGQAKVLFIGAGEMIELCATHFAAVNPCSIVVANRTQERAENLASRFMGSTMKLADVPERLADFDVVVSCTASTLPILGLGMVERAVRSRRHRPVVMVDLAVPRDIETEVGRLDDVYLYTVDDLGRFVQRGADARQAAVVQAEAIIDTQVQHYMHWLGTRAIVPAILNVQQSVEKVRQHELERARRMLARGGDPAEVIEMLAHGLTQKYMHGPMAELTRSEGAERAQLLDLLPRLLPSTTRRR; the protein is encoded by the coding sequence ATGTCTGTAGATGTTCTAACCTTCGGTCTGAATCATGTGTCCGCGCCGGTCGCCGTGCGCGAGCGCGTAACGTTTCCGATCGATGTGTTAAAGCCTGCGCTTGATACCTTGCGTGCCACTTTTGGCACCGGTGTCCGTGAAGCAGCCATCCTGTCTACCTGTAATCGCACCGAGATTTACTGTGCGGCCGAGCCTCATGTTGCAGAACGTTTGCCCGAATGGATGGCAGACTTCAACAGCCTGCGCTCTGCCGAGTTGACCCCTCATTTGTATCGCTACAACCAGAACGAGGCCGTGCGCCATGCGTTCCGTGTTGCCAGCGGTTTGGACTCCATGGTCTTGGGAGAGCCCCAGATTCTGGGGCAGATGAAAGATGCCGTGCGTGCCGCCAACGAAGCCGGTTCGCTAGGCACTTTGCTACATCAATTGTTCCAGCGCACCTTCTCGGTGGCCAAGGAAGTCCGTACGCAAACCGCGATTGGCGCCCATTCGGTGTCCATGGCGGCGGCGGCAGTTCGTTTGGCCGAGCGTGTGTTTGGTGATCTTGGTCAGGCCAAGGTGCTGTTTATTGGGGCTGGCGAAATGATCGAGTTGTGCGCTACGCACTTTGCCGCAGTGAACCCCTGTAGCATCGTGGTCGCCAACCGTACTCAGGAACGTGCTGAAAACCTGGCGTCTCGCTTTATGGGCAGCACCATGAAGCTGGCGGATGTACCCGAGCGTCTGGCGGACTTTGATGTGGTGGTGTCCTGTACGGCCAGCACTTTGCCCATTTTGGGTTTGGGTATGGTGGAGCGTGCAGTACGTTCACGCCGTCACCGCCCTGTGGTCATGGTCGATCTGGCCGTGCCACGCGACATTGAAACCGAAGTGGGCCGTCTGGACGATGTGTACCTGTACACCGTCGATGATCTGGGCCGCTTTGTGCAACGGGGTGCCGATGCACGTCAGGCCGCCGTGGTTCAGGCCGAAGCCATTATCGACACCCAGGTGCAGCACTATATGCACTGGCTTGGCACTCGTGCGATTGTGCCCGCTATTTTAAATGTGCAGCAATCGGTCGAAAAAGTACGCCAGCACGAACTGGAGCGTGCGCGTCGCATGCTGGCTCGTGGTGGTGATCCGGCAGAGGTCATTGAAATGCTGGCACATGGCCTGACTCAAAAGTATATGCATGGCCCCATGGCCGAATTGACGCGCAGCGAAGGTGCAGAGCGTGCGCAACTGCTGGATCTTTTGCCTCGCCTGTTACCCTCGACTACCCGTCGGCGTTAG